One genomic window of Medicago truncatula cultivar Jemalong A17 chromosome 1, MtrunA17r5.0-ANR, whole genome shotgun sequence includes the following:
- the LOC25485627 gene encoding transcription factor MYB86 — protein MSRRHSCSLKQKLRKGLWSPEEDDKLFNYITMFGVGCWSSVPKLAGLQRCGKSCRLRWINYLRPDLKRGMFSKQEEDLIINLHEALGNRWAQIASQLPGRTDNEIKNFWNSSLKKKLMKQGIDPATHKPLINNESLLVKEEKEKPSMIMPLSQPQPQRTLMLESSHEYSEALLMNKPTFDLDPLQLQFELNQFGTNSSYFFSSDNISNNSFSNMINENTAGGLISWEGEN, from the exons ATGAGTCGTCGTCATTCATGTTCTTTAAAGCAAAAACTAAGAAAAGGTTTATGGTCCCCTGAAGAAGATGATAAGCTTTTCAATTACATAACCATGTTTGGTGTTGGATGTTGGAGTTCAGTTCCTAAACTAGCTG GGTTGCAAAGGTGTGGAAAGAGCTGTAGATTGAGATGGATAAACTATTTGAGGCCTGATTTGAAGAGAGGAATGTTCTCAAAACAAGAGGAAGATCTTATCATCAATCTTCATGAAGCACTTGGAAATAG GTGGGCTCAAATTGCATCACAATTACCAGGGAGAACAGATAATGAGATAAAAAACTTTTGGAATTCAAGTTTGAAGAAGAAACTAATGAAACAAGGGATTGATCCAGCTACACATAAACCCTTGATCAATAATGAATCTCTTCTTGTAAAGGAAGAGAAGGAAAAACCATCAATGATAATGCCACTGTCTCAACCTCAACCTCAAAGAACTTTAATGCTAGAATCCTCACATGAATATTCAGAAGCACTTCTAATGAATAAGCCAACATTTGATCTTGATCCATTGCAATTACAATTTGAACTGAACCAATTTGGAACCAATTCAAGCTATTTCTTCTCTTCAGACAACATCAGCAACAACTCATTTTCCAACATGATTAATGAAAATACAGCAGGTGGGTTAATCTCATGGGAAggtgaaaattaa